The Nitrospira sp. genome has a segment encoding these proteins:
- a CDS encoding response regulator transcription factor, giving the protein MMIHSQGINIVIVHRDGLYRDCLQHCLAHAEPISIVHSASVLDQGAWDTVVAHRPDLLILEFGLCRCQGPVQSGKGMYASSLRVKTIVIGVPDKEEDILACIEGVGAAGYLSMDASLEDLIQNIRAVMKGETLCSPRVASLTFDRVSVLARQVGVAQASTTVGMGLTRREAEIVRLIEEGLSNKEIAARLHIEVSTVKNHVHNILDKLQLHNRHSAVNYIKERGATGPRF; this is encoded by the coding sequence ATGATGATCCACTCCCAAGGTATCAACATTGTCATTGTTCATCGAGATGGCTTGTATCGAGACTGTCTGCAGCATTGTTTAGCGCATGCCGAACCGATTTCGATCGTGCATAGTGCATCTGTGCTCGATCAAGGAGCCTGGGATACGGTTGTTGCGCACAGACCAGATCTCCTCATCCTCGAATTCGGCTTATGTCGATGTCAAGGACCTGTTCAGTCAGGAAAAGGAATGTACGCATCTTCACTGAGGGTGAAGACGATCGTGATTGGGGTGCCGGATAAGGAGGAAGATATTCTTGCCTGCATCGAAGGAGTGGGGGCAGCTGGATATCTATCGATGGATGCCTCGCTTGAAGATCTGATCCAGAACATAAGAGCCGTCATGAAGGGGGAAACACTGTGCTCTCCACGGGTTGCGAGTCTGACGTTTGACCGTGTCTCAGTCTTGGCCCGCCAAGTGGGTGTGGCTCAGGCTTCGACGACGGTTGGAATGGGCCTCACTCGACGTGAAGCGGAGATTGTACGTTTGATAGAAGAAGGTTTGAGCAATAAAGAAATTGCTGCTCGACTCCATATCGAAGTTTCGACAGTCAAGAACCATGTCCATAACATCCTCGATAAGCTGCAGTTGCACAATCGACATTCCGCGGTGAACTATATCAAAGAACGAGGTGCCACCGGACCTCGATTCTGA
- a CDS encoding type II toxin-antitoxin system HicA family toxin, which translates to MSKVPSLSYLEVLRALQRDGWVIVRQKGSHIRLQKRLPTEVLKITVPAHRPLKRSTLAHLLKQARLSVEQLNGLL; encoded by the coding sequence ATGAGTAAAGTCCCGAGCCTCTCGTACCTCGAGGTGCTTCGGGCTCTGCAGCGAGATGGCTGGGTGATCGTCCGTCAGAAGGGCAGCCACATCCGCCTGCAGAAGCGCCTTCCCACGGAAGTGTTGAAAATCACCGTTCCGGCTCATCGTCCTCTCAAACGGTCCACACTTGCTCACCTTCTCAAACAAGCACGATTGTCGGTCGAGCAATTGAACGGGTTGCTGTAG
- a CDS encoding type II toxin-antitoxin system HicB family antitoxin, with product MKLKVVLEPSDDGGFTVFVPALPGCISEGENKEEAIKNIREAIELYLEPVEDDLTLSSEAEEIELAV from the coding sequence ATGAAACTCAAAGTGGTGTTGGAACCAAGCGACGACGGCGGGTTTACAGTTTTTGTTCCCGCCCTTCCTGGGTGTATCAGCGAAGGAGAGAACAAAGAAGAGGCGATCAAGAACATTCGAGAGGCCATCGAGCTGTACTTGGAACCTGTTGAAGATGATCTGACCCTGAGCTCCGAGGCTGAGGAGATCGAGCTGGCCGTATGA
- a CDS encoding MBL fold metallo-hydrolase: MADSTKRLDSNVPGNFYVDATCINCDTCRQLAPLSFEEVGDYSTVSRQPGTEPQIHQAYQALLACPVGSIGTEHSDKARLQTAMASFPLQIENGVSYCGFNSEKSFGANSFFIEHQDGNWLIDSPRYLKHLVEAFERRGGIAHIFLTHRDDVADADKYAAHFGAKRIIHQADSDVAPTAERMIGGEEPVRVGAEFQIIPVPGHTAGSMALLYRERFLFTGDHLWWNHHTRSLEAPTRLIWRKWALVESIEKLLDYPFEWVLAGHGDRVRLSSADMRACLQALVERRKKGTVSP, encoded by the coding sequence ATGGCGGACTCGACAAAACGTCTCGATTCTAACGTTCCTGGTAATTTTTACGTGGATGCGACCTGCATCAATTGCGACACCTGTCGCCAGTTGGCGCCGCTGAGCTTCGAAGAAGTCGGCGACTATTCAACGGTCAGTCGTCAGCCGGGTACTGAACCACAGATTCATCAAGCGTACCAGGCATTGCTTGCTTGTCCCGTGGGTTCGATCGGCACTGAACACAGCGACAAGGCACGATTGCAAACCGCTATGGCGAGCTTTCCCCTCCAGATCGAGAACGGGGTGAGTTATTGCGGCTTCAATTCGGAGAAATCCTTCGGAGCGAATAGTTTTTTCATTGAACATCAGGACGGCAACTGGCTGATCGATTCTCCTCGGTACCTCAAGCATCTCGTTGAAGCCTTTGAGCGGCGAGGAGGTATCGCCCATATCTTTCTGACCCACAGGGATGACGTGGCGGATGCGGATAAGTATGCGGCGCATTTCGGCGCGAAGCGCATCATCCATCAGGCGGACAGCGATGTTGCTCCGACTGCAGAACGGATGATTGGAGGGGAAGAGCCGGTTCGAGTTGGAGCAGAGTTTCAAATCATTCCCGTGCCGGGCCATACGGCCGGGAGTATGGCGCTGCTCTATCGGGAGCGTTTTCTCTTCACCGGCGATCATCTCTGGTGGAACCACCACACAAGATCACTGGAGGCTCCTACTCGGTTGATCTGGAGAAAATGGGCTTTGGTTGAGTCCATCGAAAAACTGCTTGACTACCCGTTTGAATGGGTACTGGCCGGACACGGCGATCGTGTGCGCCTCTCTTCGGCCGACATGCGCGCGTGTTTACAGGCCTTGGTGGAGCGCCGCAAGAAGGGCACTGTCTCACCGTAG
- a CDS encoding ankyrin repeat domain-containing protein: MHAAAASGDLMTVQMSLSNGANVNWKAPYNHTALMEAAAWGYVEIVEELLKHGALVNLVNDFRQTALDNVTENRTNMPEDKRARVITMLRQAGGKSAKELT, from the coding sequence ATGCACGCGGCAGCCGCTAGCGGTGACCTGATGACAGTCCAAATGTCTCTTTCTAATGGCGCGAACGTCAACTGGAAGGCGCCCTACAACCACACGGCGCTCATGGAGGCTGCGGCATGGGGGTACGTGGAGATCGTTGAGGAACTATTGAAGCACGGTGCACTGGTGAATCTAGTCAATGACTTCAGACAGACAGCGCTCGATAATGTCACGGAGAATCGGACCAACATGCCTGAGGATAAGAGGGCTAGAGTCATCACCATGCTGCGGCAGGCAGGCGGCAAGAGCGCAAAGGAGTTGACTTAA
- a CDS encoding DNA-3-methyladenine glycosylase 2 family protein — translation MGHLDSEPTDYLSQVDPVMCRLIEAIGPFTLKPKARRSPFESLARAIAYQQLHDKAAESILKRFIALFPGRRFPRPDELLGMHMRSVRQAGFSRPKILALRDLAAKTLDGTVPTSRMIRQLADEAIIRRLVEVRGIGRWTVEMLLIFQLGRPDVLPVDDFGLRNGFRIAYRRPTMPTPKQLLQYGERWKPYRTTASWYLWRAADRAKAGS, via the coding sequence ATGGGTCACCTCGATTCTGAACCGACCGACTATCTTTCCCAGGTTGACCCAGTCATGTGTCGGTTGATCGAGGCGATTGGTCCGTTCACGCTGAAGCCGAAAGCGCGCCGTTCGCCGTTCGAATCGCTTGCCCGCGCGATCGCCTATCAACAGCTCCATGACAAAGCTGCGGAGAGCATCCTCAAGCGATTCATTGCGCTCTTTCCAGGGCGGAGATTTCCTCGCCCGGATGAGCTGCTCGGCATGCATATGAGATCAGTCAGGCAAGCCGGCTTCTCGCGACCGAAGATTTTGGCGCTTCGCGATCTGGCTGCAAAGACCCTCGATGGCACTGTGCCGACAAGCCGTATGATCAGGCAATTGGCTGATGAGGCGATTATCCGGCGGCTGGTGGAAGTCCGAGGCATCGGGCGATGGACGGTCGAGATGCTGCTGATTTTTCAGTTGGGGCGTCCTGATGTGTTGCCGGTCGATGATTTCGGCCTGCGCAATGGTTTCCGCATAGCCTACCGACGGCCCACCATGCCCACGCCAAAACAGCTGTTACAATATGGCGAGCGATGGAAGCCCTATCGGACGACAGCCTCCTGGTACCTCTGGCGTGCAGCGGACCGAGCGAAGGCGGGATCGTGA
- a CDS encoding NmrA/HSCARG family protein, with translation MAERKIIAVVGATGMQGGGLVRAIVNDPDKTFVARALTRDVNSDKAKALVKLGAEVVPADLDDAAGLKRAFAGAYGVFCLTNFWEHLSPEKEYAQAKSQAEAAKEAGVRHVIWSTLEDTRKWVPLSDNRMPTLMGKYKVPHFDVKGEVEREFTKLGLPVTFLLTSFYWDNLISFGMGPKRASDGTLLFTLPMGDRKLPGIAVEDIGKCAFGIFRRGQEYIGKTVGIAGEHLTGQEMAAAMAKAMGQPVGYNAVTPEQYRAFGFKGADDLGNMFQFKRDFNEAFCGARNPAVARSLNSELQTFDAWLAQNKSRIPLT, from the coding sequence ATGGCTGAGAGAAAAATCATCGCCGTCGTGGGTGCAACCGGTATGCAGGGTGGAGGGCTGGTGCGGGCAATCGTGAACGATCCAGACAAGACCTTTGTCGCTCGTGCATTGACGAGGGATGTGAATTCGGACAAAGCCAAGGCTCTCGTCAAGCTTGGCGCTGAAGTAGTACCTGCCGATCTGGACGATGCGGCCGGTCTGAAGCGCGCCTTCGCGGGCGCCTACGGAGTTTTCTGTCTGACCAATTTCTGGGAACATCTTTCTCCGGAAAAAGAATATGCGCAGGCGAAGAGTCAAGCGGAAGCGGCGAAGGAAGCAGGTGTGCGACATGTGATCTGGTCGACGTTGGAAGATACACGCAAGTGGGTGCCTCTGTCGGATAACCGTATGCCGACGTTGATGGGTAAGTACAAAGTTCCACACTTTGATGTGAAGGGAGAAGTAGAGCGAGAGTTCACCAAGTTGGGGCTTCCCGTGACCTTTCTGTTGACGTCCTTTTATTGGGACAATTTGATCTCCTTCGGAATGGGACCGAAGAGAGCTTCGGACGGCACCTTGCTGTTTACCCTGCCCATGGGAGACAGAAAGCTGCCGGGGATCGCGGTCGAGGACATCGGCAAGTGTGCCTTTGGAATTTTCAGGAGAGGTCAAGAATACATCGGAAAGACGGTCGGGATTGCCGGTGAACATTTGACCGGCCAAGAAATGGCGGCGGCGATGGCCAAGGCCATGGGGCAACCTGTGGGGTACAATGCGGTGACTCCGGAACAGTATCGAGCGTTCGGTTTCAAGGGCGCGGATGACCTCGGCAACATGTTTCAGTTCAAGCGCGATTTCAATGAGGCATTCTGTGGGGCGCGCAATCCAGCCGTTGCGAGGAGCTTGAATTCCGAACTCCAGACGTTCGATGCCTGGCTGGCGCAGAACAAGAGCCGCATTCCACTGACGTAA
- a CDS encoding glucose 1-dehydrogenase, protein MKSLSGKVAIVTGASTGIGRSIAERLAEEGAIVVVNYSKSAEKAQLVVAGIQGKGGKALAVQADMSHVADARRLVVDTVKQFNRLDILVNNAGKFMPKPLEETTEEDFDGVIALNAKGPYFAMQEAARALKDGGRIVNISTGGTHQRFPGATAYLGSKAALEQYTKGLAQELAPRGITVNTVSPGFTETGMMTEEYRQMGIELSPMKRLGVPKDIADVVAFIVSEEARWLTGQTIQAGGGIVM, encoded by the coding sequence ATGAAATCATTGAGCGGGAAAGTGGCGATTGTGACGGGGGCCTCCACCGGAATCGGTCGCTCGATTGCGGAGCGATTGGCCGAAGAAGGCGCGATCGTCGTGGTGAACTATTCGAAGAGTGCGGAGAAAGCTCAACTGGTCGTTGCGGGAATCCAAGGCAAAGGCGGTAAGGCACTCGCGGTCCAAGCCGACATGAGTCATGTGGCGGACGCGCGCCGGCTCGTCGTCGATACGGTGAAACAGTTCAACCGGTTGGATATTCTCGTGAACAACGCGGGCAAGTTCATGCCGAAGCCGCTTGAGGAAACGACCGAGGAAGACTTTGATGGCGTGATCGCCCTGAATGCCAAGGGACCGTACTTTGCCATGCAGGAAGCGGCCAGAGCGCTGAAGGACGGCGGGCGTATCGTGAATATCTCAACCGGTGGGACACATCAGCGCTTTCCTGGAGCCACGGCCTATCTCGGAAGCAAGGCGGCGCTGGAGCAATACACCAAGGGATTGGCGCAAGAGTTGGCTCCAAGGGGGATCACGGTGAATACGGTCTCGCCGGGTTTCACCGAGACCGGGATGATGACGGAAGAGTATCGGCAGATGGGCATCGAGCTCTCGCCTATGAAGCGGCTCGGTGTGCCAAAAGATATTGCCGACGTGGTGGCGTTCATCGTGAGCGAGGAGGCTCGATGGCTCACAGGGCAGACGATCCAGGCCGGTGGTGGGATTGTCATGTGA
- a CDS encoding nitroreductase family protein has translation MEKPAHTQYPIHDLLAWRWSSRAFDERPIGSDLLRTLFEAARWAPSSNNEQPWRFIVASKHDHETEWKRLFDCLAEGNRRWAFRAPVLMLSVAGMNFEDDGKPNRHAFHDTGLAAENLVLQATAGGLAAHQMAGFDVEKARVDLKIPSGYEPVAMIAIGYPGDPAALPERLREREFRPRSRRPIGEWTFFGQWGNPIA, from the coding sequence ATGGAGAAGCCCGCGCATACGCAGTATCCAATCCATGACTTGCTCGCTTGGCGTTGGAGTTCGCGCGCCTTCGATGAGCGACCTATAGGGTCCGATCTATTACGAACTCTTTTCGAAGCGGCTCGATGGGCGCCTTCGTCGAATAACGAGCAGCCGTGGCGATTTATCGTGGCGAGTAAGCACGACCACGAAACGGAATGGAAGCGGCTGTTTGATTGTCTGGCGGAGGGGAACCGGAGGTGGGCTTTCCGCGCGCCGGTGCTGATGCTCTCGGTCGCCGGCATGAATTTCGAGGATGACGGCAAGCCGAACCGGCATGCCTTTCACGATACGGGATTGGCGGCGGAGAATCTCGTCTTGCAAGCAACTGCCGGCGGCTTGGCCGCTCATCAGATGGCAGGTTTCGACGTGGAGAAGGCGCGGGTCGATCTCAAGATTCCTTCGGGCTACGAACCGGTTGCGATGATCGCCATCGGCTATCCAGGTGATCCAGCTGCGCTTCCAGAGCGGCTGCGAGAGCGTGAATTCCGGCCCCGGAGTCGCCGGCCGATTGGAGAATGGACATTCTTCGGACAGTGGGGGAATCCCATCGCATAA
- a CDS encoding efflux transporter outer membrane subunit produces the protein MRTILAIGLACLLLSCAMGPDYTRPKADTENAFRMAEGPSDLPSMANLPWWDLLRDEQLQRLIRAALENNWDLRRAVATIDEFRARALIARTDFLPQITAAVNAPAARRTVFLVPGFPNPFNYYFEGNMSWELDLWGRIRRANEAARADLLSKEENRRAVAIQLVSTVAETYFNLLQFDLQLDIAKRTLQSWEESVRIAQARLRQGMTSKLDADQFEAERANAAARTAELQRRMVQTENELSVLLGRKPFSMARGRSLDEQALPPNVPAGLPSELLQRRPDVAVAERQLAAANARIGAAKAARFPKITLTAMAGAANPALQSIFASTGHFGVLGAALAAPIFNAQILGFEQETVEAQTKEALAQYQQTVLTAFREVEDSLIAVRTARSQGESQQQQVTALQSALKLAELRYRGGLANYLDVLVARRNLFEAELALTSTRRLLLSSIVQLYRALGGGWSPESQPGENPKKDSGHGEARAYAVSNP, from the coding sequence ATGCGTACGATCTTGGCCATCGGACTTGCGTGTCTTCTTCTATCCTGTGCTATGGGTCCTGATTACACCAGGCCCAAGGCCGACACAGAGAATGCTTTCCGCATGGCGGAAGGTCCGTCGGACCTGCCCTCAATGGCGAATCTGCCATGGTGGGATCTTCTGCGTGATGAACAGCTGCAGCGGCTCATTCGGGCGGCTCTTGAGAACAATTGGGATCTCCGGCGGGCCGTTGCGACCATCGATGAGTTTCGGGCAAGGGCCCTCATCGCCCGAACGGACTTTTTACCGCAAATCACGGCCGCAGTGAACGCGCCGGCCGCCCGTCGCACAGTGTTCTTGGTTCCCGGCTTTCCCAATCCGTTCAACTATTACTTCGAAGGCAACATGTCGTGGGAGCTGGATCTGTGGGGCCGCATCAGACGAGCCAACGAGGCGGCTCGCGCCGACTTGTTGTCCAAGGAAGAGAACCGCCGTGCGGTGGCGATTCAACTGGTCAGCACAGTGGCCGAAACCTACTTCAATCTTCTCCAGTTCGACCTCCAGCTCGATATCGCAAAGCGAACGCTGCAATCCTGGGAAGAGTCCGTGCGGATTGCCCAAGCACGGTTGCGCCAGGGGATGACTTCCAAACTGGACGCCGATCAGTTTGAAGCGGAACGAGCCAATGCGGCGGCCCGTACGGCGGAACTCCAACGACGGATGGTTCAAACCGAGAACGAGTTGAGCGTGCTCCTGGGCCGCAAACCCTTCAGCATGGCCCGCGGCCGTTCATTGGACGAGCAAGCACTGCCCCCGAACGTTCCCGCAGGCTTGCCGTCCGAGCTGTTGCAGCGCCGTCCCGATGTGGCGGTTGCCGAACGGCAGTTGGCGGCCGCCAACGCCCGTATCGGAGCCGCCAAGGCCGCGCGATTCCCCAAAATCACGTTGACCGCGATGGCCGGTGCGGCTAATCCCGCATTGCAATCGATCTTCGCAAGTACGGGCCACTTCGGTGTGCTCGGCGCCGCGTTGGCGGCTCCTATCTTCAATGCTCAAATACTGGGTTTCGAGCAGGAAACGGTGGAAGCTCAAACCAAGGAGGCATTGGCACAGTATCAACAGACGGTGTTGACGGCCTTTCGTGAAGTCGAGGACTCGCTCATCGCCGTTCGGACGGCACGCAGTCAGGGCGAGTCCCAGCAACAACAGGTCACGGCGCTGCAGTCGGCGTTGAAACTCGCCGAACTTCGCTATAGAGGAGGCCTGGCAAACTATCTTGACGTCCTCGTCGCGCGGAGAAATCTGTTCGAGGCGGAGCTGGCCTTGACCAGTACGCGACGGTTGCTGCTCTCCTCAATTGTGCAGCTGTACAGGGCACTCGGAGGTGGGTGGTCTCCCGAGAGCCAACCGGGCGAGAATCCGAAGAAGGATAGTGGCCATGGAGAAGCCCGCGCATACGCAGTATCCAATCCATGA